The genomic segment GGAGATCGACTTCGTCGAGGAACGCCTCGGCCTGGCGCCACGCTCACGGGTCCTGGACGTGCCGTGCGGTAGCGGGCGGCACAGTCTCGAACTCGCCCGGCGTGGGCACCGGGTGACCGGTGTCGACTTGTCCGCCGAAGCGATCGAGTACGCCCGGCGCGCTGCCGCCGGTCTCGATGTCGAGTTCGTCCAAGCCGATATGCGGGAAATCCCGCGAGACGCGGGGTTCGACGCCGTGCTGTGCCTCGGCAACAGCTTCGGCTACCTCGAACTCGACGGCCTGCGGGAGTTCGCCGCCGCGCTGGGCGGGGCTGTCCGGCCCGGGGGAGGGCTGGTCGTCGACTTCGGCTCGGCGGCCGAGTCGGTCCTGCCCGGCTACCGGGCCGAGCCGCGGACCATGCGGACCGGCGACATCACCGTCCTCGCGAGCAGCGAGTACGACGTCGCCGGAAGCCGGATGTTCAGCCGCTACCGGTTCACCCGCGGCGAGGAAGAGGTCGACGTGACCGCGATCCACCACGTGTACACGGTGGCGCAGCTCGTCGACCTGCTGTCCGGCAACGGATTCACCGACGTCGAGCTGTTCGGCGGCCCGGACGGCGAAGCCTACGACATCGGGAGCGGGCGGCTCCTGCTCACCGCACGCCGACTGTCCTGAGTGGACGCAGAGTCATCAGGGGAACCGGCCTCAGTGCAGCTCGTTCGCCGTGAGCAGGCGGATTTCGGCGCGTAGCCAGGCAGCGGGGTCCGCCGGTGCGGCGCCCCACGCCTGGACGACCTCGGCGCAGCGGGTCAGGCCCGTGCGGGTCAGGGCGGCGGCGACCGGGGTGGTCCTGGCCGGGAAGGTGGGCGGCAGGCGGGTCAGGCCGCGGTGTGCGGCTTCGGCGAGCAGGGTCAGCGCGCCTTCGATCGCGGCGGCGGGCTGGCCCGGCTGGACCGGGCCGTCGGCAGGGGGGACGGCGCCGGTCGCGGCCGCCAGGTCGGGCACGACCACGCCGTCCGCGGTGCGCACGGCGAAGGGTTCGACGACCAGCCCGCCGCCCGCCCGCCGGATGGCGCCGCACACCTCGACCGGCTCCGCGGCCAGTGCCTCGGCCAGGGCGTCGAGGGCGCCGGGGGCGGCGGTGCGGTGGGCGAGGCTGACCGTCGCCTCCGCACCGCCGGGGTCCACGACGATCGCGTCGAGGCGCTGGGCGCCCGCGAGGTAGCGGACCTGCCGGACCTCGGCCACCGGCACCACCCGGACCAGTTCGGCCGCGACCCTCGGCCGGACCACCCGCGGTGGCAGGCCGGTCAGCTGGGCCAGTGCCTCGGTGACTGACGGGCGCAGCGGGGACGGCAGCCCGGCCCACGATTCGCCCACCGGGCTGACCGTCGTGCGGGCCAGCCTGCCCGCGCCGAACCGCACCACCCGGCCCGCGCTGCGCACCGCCGCCTCGCTGACCACGTTGCCCGCGGCGAGCGCCGCCAGCGTGGTGCCCGCGAGCCTGCGAGAGCCGATCGACCCGGTGCCCGGAGTCCAGCGGTGCCGCACCGCCAGCACCGTCTCCGTTCCGGGATGGGCGAGGAAGATCTCCGCGGTGTCGTTGCCGTCCTCGTGACCCACGCGGCAGCCCAGCGCCACCAGGCGCACCTGCCGCAGCGGCGTCTCCGCGGGCTCGTCGGTGCCCAGCACCCGCGCCGGTGCCCGCGCGCCGGAGTGGTGGCGGGCGTGGAGTTCGGCGATCAGTTCCGCGACGCGCGCCGGTTCGTGCCGGGCGGATCGCGTGCCGTAGGCGGTCAGCTGCTCGACCAGCTCCGCCAGCGCCGCGGCGGGCCAGCGCAGGTTCGCCCGCTCGCACGCCGCCTGCTCGCGGCGCAGCGCGGCGACCAGCACCTCGTCGGCCGACACGACCCCGGTGCGCAGCAACTCACCCGCGGCCGCCGCGAAACCGGCCGTCGCCACGGCCGCGGGCCGGTCCGCGCTGCGCGCGAGTTCGACGGTCACGTCGGGATCCGCGGGCGCCTGCGCGTCGGCCTGCCGGAACGCCCACACGGCGACCACGACGAGTACGTCCCTCGCCTCCGCGCGGGCGTCGCAGTCGACGAAACCCAGCTCGCCGGGCACCAGGAAACGCACGGTGGCCGACGGGGTCTCCACGGTCATGGCCTGCCTGCGCACCCGTGCGGTGAGCCCGCCGCTGACCACGCGCCGGGCCGCGGTCAGGGTGCGGGCGCCGAACTGGGCCGTCAGGTCCTCGTCGGTCACCGACCCCGGCCACCCCGGGACCTCCTCGGCCGGCGCCGGGGCGGCGGCGTGGTCACGCTGGTAGGCGAGCACGGCGCCGACGCGGTGCCGGCACACCCCCGGCGCGCCGCACGTGCAGCTCGCCGAGTCCAGGCCCTGGCCGGGCGGCAGCACCACCCGCGTGCCGTCGGCGAACACCGCCTCGACCGTGCCGTCCTCGGCCGAGGTGACCGGCGGGATGTCGTCGAGGTCGCGGGTCGCGCGTTTGACCAGGCCCCGGTTCGCGAGGGTGACGAGCGCGTCGGTGGTCAGCGCGAGCAGGTCCGCCCTCACCGGCCGATCCTTTCCGCCACGAACTCCGCGAGGTGGCCCGGCGTCATCGCGCCCACGTGCGCGCCCGCGTCGGCCAGCCGCTGGCCGAGTGCCCGGTCGTAGTCGGGATTCGCGTCCTCGTCGAGGGCCGCGAGGCACAGCACGTGCGTGCCCTGCCCGGCCAGCCCGCGCACCGTGCGCACCAGCGCCCCCTCGTCGCCGCCCTCGTAGAAGTCGGACACGATCGCGACGATCGCCCGCCGAGGCGCGTCCACCAGGCCGGCGCCGTAACCGACCGCGCGCGCGATGTCCGTGCCGCCGCCGAGCTGCACCTTCATCAGCAGCTCCACCGGGTCGGTCACCTCCGAGGTCAGGTCGACCACGTTCGTGTCGAACGCGACGAGGTGGGTGCGCAGGCCGGGCACGCCCCACAGGCAGGCGGCGGTCACCGCGGCGTGGATCACCGAGGAAACCATCGAGCCGGACTGGTCCACCAGCAGCACCAGCTGCCACGGCTGGGTGTGCCGCCGCCCGCGCGAGGTGAACCGGGGTTTCTCGATCAGCAGGCGCTTCGAGGCGGGCTGGTAGTGCGCGAGGTTGGCCCGCACGGTGCCCCGGAAGTCGAAGTCGCGTGCCTGCCGGAAGTTGCTCGGCCTGCGCAGCCGCGTGCCGGTCAGGCCGCGCTTCACCTCGGTCGCCATCCGGGCCATCAGCTCGCGGACCACCTCGGCCACGATGCGCCGCGCCAGCGTGAGCACTTCGGGGTTCATCAGGTGCTTGGTGCGCAGGACGGCCCGCAGCAGCGCCGGGTTCGGCTCGACCCGCGCCAGCACTTCCGGGTCGGTGACGATCTCGTGGATGTCGTAGCGCTCGACCGCGTCGCGCTCCAGCCGCTCGACGGTTTCCTTGGGGAACAAGCGGTGCACGTCGTCGAGCCAGTCGACCGGCGTGAGGCTCGAATCCCCGCTCCCGCCGCCGCGTACCCCGCGTTCGGCCAGTTCCGGGTCGCGGCCGTACAGCCACGACAACGCGGCGTCCATGGCCGCGGCCTCGCCGTCGAGCCCGGTCATGCCCGCCGCCGGTGCGCCGAGCACCAGCCGCCAGCGCTCCAGGTCGCCCATCGGTCCGTCGTTCACAGGTCCGCCAGTCCCGCCCTCGTGAGCATCTCGTCGATCGCCTCCTCGATGGCCGCGCCCCCGGCCACCAGCACCGGGTCGGCCCGCACCCGCAGCAGCCCGCGCCCGGAACCCTCGCCGCCGTGCCGCGCCACGAGCGCGGTCGCGAACCGCTCCCGTTCGGCGGGTGGGAAGAACTCGAACGCCTGCCGCAGCGCGGGAAGCGCGACCAGGAACTCGTGTGCGCTCAACGCGCGCACGAGTTCGTCGAGCACCGAGGTGAGCCCGCCGTCGTCGAGCACCTCCTCGCGCGCCACCGCGAACAGCCCGGCGAGCCAGTCGCCGAGCACGGCGGGTGCGCGGGGCACGGCGTCGCTCGGGGTCACCGCCGCGCCCAGTGCCCAGCACAGGCCCAGCCCGGCACCACGCAGGTCCGGCGGAGCGTCCTGGTTCGCGACGAGCCTGCCGCCGACCCCGATCGCGCTCTCCACGTCGAGGCCGAGCGCGGCGCCACCGTCGCGGACCGCGTCCCGGACCGCCGCGAGCGCACGCAAGCGGGCCGGTTCGGCGGGGACGTCCCCGCCGCGGATGCCCTCGGCCAGCCACAGCGCCCGCGTGGTCGCGGTGGTGACCACCGTGCCCAGCAGCGCGCTGCCCGCGGTGCCGAGCAGCCGGTCGTGGCGCCACAGCCCGAGCGCGACCCGCAGCGCGGCGCCGAGCGGACCCAGTTCCCGCGCCGACGCCACCCCGTCCGCGACCCGGGTGGTGAGGTCACCGGCGAGGTCGGCGAGGCCGCACAGTGCCGCGTCGTAGAGCAGCCCGGCGAGGGAGCCCACCTCGTTCCGGCGGTCGGCCCGGTCCGCGAGCGTGCCGGCGGCGGCGTCGGGCAGGGTGCCGCCACGGGCCGCCGCCTCGATCAGCGCGGGCTCGCGCTGGTCGGAAGTGGTGAGCTGCCAGCGTTCGGCGGCCGTCGTGTCCCCGCCCGACTTCCGTTCCACGCCAGGGACCCGGAGCACGCGCAGCCGGTGCAGGACACGGCTGCGCCGCAGATCGGTCGAGTCGGTGAGGTCGAGGCGGACGTCCCGGCTGCCGTCGAGGTCCAGCGCGGTCAGCTCCGCGGCGACCGCGCCGACCAGCGGCGGTGCCGGGGTGTCCGGGTGCAGGCGGCCGGTGCGGTCGCCGGTGAGCGCGGCGACCATCTCCACGACCACCGGGTGCGCGCCGGGCTGCAGCGGACCGCGGGCCGACCACGGCAACGGCTGCTCCAGCGCGTCCGACACGAGCGCGCTCACCAGCCCGTCCAGCACGTCCGTGCGGGCCGGGTGGGGGTGCCCGCGCAGTGTCGCGAGGCCCTCGGCCAGCGCTTTCGCCGAGATCAAGTCCGCTGTGGACACCGGTTGTCTGCGCGCCCGCAGCCGGGTCACCACGTCGGCCACCAGCCCGGCCGCCGCCTCCCGCGGCCCGGATTCCCAGAGACGCTGGTAGTAACCGGGGGAGGGCATGCCGGAGGCGTAGCCGGTGAACGCGTCGAGCCTGCGGTTCGAGTACGGCACCAGGTAGCTGCCGGTTTCGGTGCCTTCCGGTACATCCGGGACGGTTGGCCACTCCGGAATGGTGTCCCCATCAGCGTTCGCGAGTCGCGCCACCAGTGCCGGGCGGTGGAACCCGCCGACCACCACCACGACCGGGCCGTCGTCCCGGGCGGCCGCGGCGGCGACCCACCGTGCCATGTACTCCTCGCGAGCGGTGTCCTCCGCTCCCGCGTCCGCCTCGCCGCGCACGAGGTCGAAGTACGCGTTGAGCCGCTCCGCCAGCCCTTCGTACGGGTGCGCCTCCACCAGGTGGTCCCACAGCACGTCGACGTTGTCCACCGAAAGCGCGCGGCACAGCCGTTCCGTGGCGTCGGCGTACCGGCGTTCCGCGTCGGCGTAGACGTTCTCCGTGTCGGCCGCCC from the Amycolatopsis magusensis genome contains:
- a CDS encoding class I SAM-dependent methyltransferase; protein product: MSENPSSTWYVDFFTELPNEFWRRAVPPEVTVEEIDFVEERLGLAPRSRVLDVPCGSGRHSLELARRGHRVTGVDLSAEAIEYARRAAAGLDVEFVQADMREIPRDAGFDAVLCLGNSFGYLELDGLREFAAALGGAVRPGGGLVVDFGSAAESVLPGYRAEPRTMRTGDITVLASSEYDVAGSRMFSRYRFTRGEEEVDVTAIHHVYTVAQLVDLLSGNGFTDVELFGGPDGEAYDIGSGRLLLTARRLS
- a CDS encoding VWA domain-containing protein, translated to MGDLERWRLVLGAPAAGMTGLDGEAAAMDAALSWLYGRDPELAERGVRGGGSGDSSLTPVDWLDDVHRLFPKETVERLERDAVERYDIHEIVTDPEVLARVEPNPALLRAVLRTKHLMNPEVLTLARRIVAEVVRELMARMATEVKRGLTGTRLRRPSNFRQARDFDFRGTVRANLAHYQPASKRLLIEKPRFTSRGRRHTQPWQLVLLVDQSGSMVSSVIHAAVTAACLWGVPGLRTHLVAFDTNVVDLTSEVTDPVELLMKVQLGGGTDIARAVGYGAGLVDAPRRAIVAIVSDFYEGGDEGALVRTVRGLAGQGTHVLCLAALDEDANPDYDRALGQRLADAGAHVGAMTPGHLAEFVAERIGR
- a CDS encoding DUF5682 family protein, coding for MRETIAAHRPAHVLVEGPADFTGRIGELLLAHTPPLAIFSYVRDAARTRLSWAPFCDYSPEWIALTEGRAAGAQVRFIDLPGWRAADTENVYADAERRYADATERLCRALSVDNVDVLWDHLVEAHPYEGLAERLNAYFDLVRGEADAGAEDTAREEYMARWVAAAAARDDGPVVVVVGGFHRPALVARLANADGDTIPEWPTVPDVPEGTETGSYLVPYSNRRLDAFTGYASGMPSPGYYQRLWESGPREAAAGLVADVVTRLRARRQPVSTADLISAKALAEGLATLRGHPHPARTDVLDGLVSALVSDALEQPLPWSARGPLQPGAHPVVVEMVAALTGDRTGRLHPDTPAPPLVGAVAAELTALDLDGSRDVRLDLTDSTDLRRSRVLHRLRVLRVPGVERKSGGDTTAAERWQLTTSDQREPALIEAAARGGTLPDAAAGTLADRADRRNEVGSLAGLLYDAALCGLADLAGDLTTRVADGVASARELGPLGAALRVALGLWRHDRLLGTAGSALLGTVVTTATTRALWLAEGIRGGDVPAEPARLRALAAVRDAVRDGGAALGLDVESAIGVGGRLVANQDAPPDLRGAGLGLCWALGAAVTPSDAVPRAPAVLGDWLAGLFAVAREEVLDDGGLTSVLDELVRALSAHEFLVALPALRQAFEFFPPAERERFATALVARHGGEGSGRGLLRVRADPVLVAGGAAIEEAIDEMLTRAGLADL